In Gemmatimonadetes bacterium T265, one DNA window encodes the following:
- a CDS encoding flagellar basal-body rod protein FlgC, translating into MPNPTRIGLLPAYLPESPVRPMFRSLAIAASGLSAQRARIETVASNLANAEVTRGADGQPYRRKVTVMQPATADTQLFGALTPGGMSGTTATPVPPFGSAAFQVPALAAVRGNSAFGTAAASTGDRSRTVQVPLLPTAGGVFGDDGLHGVRVAGIEDDRTEGPLVYDPGHPDADANGYVRYPNVRTSDEMIDLLDARRVYEANATVFQSAKAMLKKAIDI; encoded by the coding sequence GTGCCAAACCCGACCCGCATCGGCCTGCTCCCGGCATACCTGCCGGAGTCGCCCGTCCGCCCGATGTTCCGCTCGCTCGCCATCGCGGCAAGCGGGTTGTCGGCGCAGCGCGCGCGGATCGAGACGGTGGCGAGCAACCTCGCGAACGCCGAAGTCACGCGCGGCGCCGACGGCCAGCCATACCGCCGCAAGGTGACGGTCATGCAGCCCGCGACGGCCGACACGCAGCTCTTCGGCGCGCTCACCCCGGGCGGGATGAGCGGCACGACGGCGACCCCCGTCCCGCCGTTCGGCTCGGCCGCGTTCCAGGTGCCCGCGCTCGCGGCGGTGCGCGGCAACTCGGCGTTCGGCACGGCCGCGGCCAGCACGGGCGACCGGTCGCGCACCGTGCAGGTCCCGCTGCTCCCGACGGCGGGCGGCGTGTTCGGCGACGACGGGCTGCACGGCGTCCGGGTGGCCGGCATCGAGGATGACCGGACCGAGGGCCCGCTCGTCTACGATCCGGGGCACCCCGACGCGGACGCGAACGGCTACGTGCGCTACCCCAACGTGCGCACGAGTGACGAGATGATCGACCTGCTCGACGCGCGGCGCGTGTACGAGGCCAACGCCACCGTCTTCCAGTCGGCGAAGGCGATGCTGAAGAAAGCCATCGACATCTGA
- the flgE gene encoding flagellar hook protein FlgE: MLRSLFDGVSGLRNQQTRMDVIGNNIANVNTTAFKAGRVTFKEGFAQLLQGGSRPPGDQGGTNPIQIGLGSQIGSIDQMYTQGNLETTGNATDLAIQGDAMFVVRKGAQSSYTRSGNFQVDSDGKLVSPTNGFVVQGEMYKNGIAQDGVQDITIPFGQKVAAKATDKMALGGNLNASATQVPSGFDIASATDRASNPGSWTETSLTTYDSLGNQHDVKLQLWKTNANQWAWRLDPTSPTVSVPAMIGTADSAGAHHFSIPTAGSGTTVTVAGATTASGLQIDPKYISYDSATGDYKIDPSINVNGNELATINYSITPAPASGTTATDPSTWHGVNGGVLTFDQEGNLDPTRSDAPVLKFSVPGADDVNVKLDLGSGSSGLTQSATSSTAVLRDQDGYTAGTLQNYSIDRYGVINGSYSNGTTQPLGRIVLADFNNPAGMLKTGDNMFQESANSGGAVLGYALEGSQSQITAGALEMSNVDLAQEFTNMIIAQRAFQANGKVITTSDQMLQELMQIKQ; this comes from the coding sequence ATGCTCCGCTCCCTCTTCGACGGCGTCTCCGGTTTGCGCAACCAGCAAACCCGCATGGACGTTATCGGCAACAACATCGCAAACGTTAACACCACGGCCTTCAAGGCCGGCCGCGTGACGTTCAAGGAGGGCTTCGCGCAGCTCCTGCAGGGCGGCAGCCGCCCGCCGGGCGACCAGGGCGGCACCAACCCGATTCAGATCGGGCTCGGCAGCCAGATCGGGTCGATCGACCAGATGTACACGCAGGGCAACCTCGAGACGACCGGCAACGCGACGGACCTCGCGATCCAGGGCGACGCGATGTTCGTGGTGCGCAAGGGCGCGCAGAGCTCGTACACGCGCTCGGGCAATTTTCAGGTCGACAGCGACGGCAAGCTCGTCTCGCCGACCAACGGCTTCGTCGTGCAGGGCGAGATGTACAAGAACGGCATCGCGCAGGACGGCGTGCAGGACATCACGATCCCGTTCGGGCAGAAGGTGGCCGCGAAGGCGACCGACAAGATGGCGCTCGGCGGCAACCTGAACGCGTCGGCGACGCAGGTCCCGTCCGGGTTCGACATCGCGAGCGCGACCGACCGCGCGTCCAACCCCGGGTCGTGGACCGAGACGTCGCTCACGACCTACGACTCGCTCGGCAACCAGCACGACGTCAAGCTCCAGCTCTGGAAGACGAACGCCAACCAGTGGGCGTGGCGCCTCGACCCGACGTCGCCGACGGTGAGCGTGCCGGCGATGATCGGCACCGCGGACTCCGCGGGCGCACACCACTTCTCGATCCCCACCGCGGGGAGCGGGACGACCGTCACCGTCGCGGGAGCGACGACCGCGAGCGGCCTGCAGATCGACCCGAAGTACATCAGCTACGATTCGGCGACGGGCGACTACAAGATCGACCCGTCGATCAACGTGAACGGGAACGAGCTGGCGACGATCAACTACTCGATCACGCCCGCCCCGGCGAGCGGCACGACCGCGACGGACCCGTCGACCTGGCACGGGGTGAACGGCGGCGTCCTGACCTTCGACCAAGAGGGCAACCTCGACCCGACGCGGTCGGACGCGCCGGTGCTGAAGTTCTCGGTCCCGGGCGCCGACGACGTCAACGTCAAACTCGACCTCGGCAGCGGGTCGAGCGGCCTCACGCAGTCCGCGACGTCGTCGACGGCGGTGCTCCGCGACCAGGATGGCTACACGGCGGGGACGCTGCAGAACTACTCGATCGACCGCTACGGCGTGATCAACGGCTCGTACTCCAACGGTACGACGCAGCCGCTCGGGCGCATCGTGCTCGCCGACTTCAACAACCCGGCAGGGATGCTGAAGACGGGCGACAACATGTTCCAGGAGTCGGCGAACTCGGGCGGCGCGGTGCTCGGCTACGCGCTCGAGGGGAGCCAGTCGCAGATCACGGCCGGCGCGCTCGAGATGTCGAACGTGGACCTCGCGCAGGAGTTCACGAACATGATCATCGCCCAGCGCGCCTTCCAGGCGAACGGGAAGGTGATCACGACGAGCGACCAGATGCTGCAGGAGCTGATGCAGATCAAGCAGTAA
- the fliQ gene encoding flagellar biosynthetic protein FliQ — protein sequence MSHQLVVDLARNAILLALMVAGPMLVIALGVGLVVSVVQAVTQIQEQTLAFVPKLVAVAATFLLALPWALQLMVKYTTELFRSLPSFVR from the coding sequence GTGTCCCACCAACTCGTCGTCGACCTCGCCCGCAACGCCATCCTGCTCGCGCTCATGGTCGCGGGCCCGATGCTCGTCATCGCCCTCGGCGTCGGGCTCGTCGTGAGCGTGGTGCAGGCGGTCACGCAGATCCAGGAGCAGACGCTCGCCTTCGTGCCCAAGCTGGTCGCCGTCGCGGCGACGTTCCTCCTCGCGCTGCCGTGGGCGCTGCAGCTGATGGTGAAGTACACGACCGAGCTGTTCCGCTCGCTGCCGTCGTTCGTGCGGTAG
- the fliR gene encoding flagellar biosynthetic protein FliR, with translation MPVDLFAPGVPQALVLLALRLTGLLVVAPVFSAKTVPVRARTALLLVFTLLLAPVAVRSLGARAAAVVVDPATCAAEFVVGFTLGFGAAVLVGAVETAGDLMSTTVGLSGASLLDPLGGGASPVLAQFAQLFAVTVLLALDGHLVMLDAVAESVRALPVGGAVELRAGLAALVASGGALFVLGLRFAAPVIAAAMIGNTALAVLTRVAPAINVLTVAFPLQAALGLTAVVAALAMTATWLVGWSGHYGGALARVFAALVP, from the coding sequence GTGCCCGTCGACCTGTTCGCCCCAGGCGTCCCGCAGGCACTCGTGCTGCTCGCGCTGCGGCTGACGGGCCTGCTCGTCGTCGCGCCGGTGTTCTCGGCGAAGACGGTGCCGGTGCGGGCGCGGACGGCGCTGCTGCTCGTGTTCACGCTGCTCCTCGCGCCGGTGGCCGTGCGGTCGCTCGGCGCGCGCGCGGCCGCGGTCGTGGTCGACCCCGCGACGTGCGCGGCGGAGTTCGTCGTCGGATTCACGCTCGGCTTCGGCGCGGCGGTGCTCGTCGGCGCGGTCGAGACGGCGGGCGACCTCATGTCGACCACGGTCGGGCTTTCGGGCGCGTCGCTGCTCGACCCGTTGGGCGGGGGTGCGTCGCCGGTGCTCGCGCAGTTCGCGCAGCTGTTCGCGGTGACCGTCCTGCTGGCGCTCGACGGGCACCTCGTGATGCTCGACGCGGTGGCGGAGAGCGTGCGCGCGCTGCCCGTCGGGGGCGCGGTGGAGCTGCGGGCGGGGCTGGCCGCGCTCGTCGCGTCGGGGGGCGCGCTGTTCGTGCTCGGGCTGCGCTTCGCCGCGCCGGTGATCGCGGCGGCGATGATCGGCAACACCGCGCTCGCCGTGCTCACGCGCGTCGCGCCGGCGATCAACGTGCTGACCGTGGCGTTCCCGCTCCAGGCCGCGCTCGGGCTGACCGCGGTGGTCGCGGCGCTGGCGATGACGGCGACGTGGCTGGTGGGGTGGAGCGGGCATTACGGCGGCGCGCTCGCGCGCGTGTTCGCGGCGCTCGTCCCGTGA
- the fliF gene encoding flagellar M-ring protein FliF, with protein MSLRVLAALPAPLAPLQPAVDRLGGPRRALILLVGLLTAGLVFGVSRWATAPTFVPVFANVPVEQSGKMTDKLGEAGIEYHLEKGGTEIQVKTEDLARARVTLARDGGLPNAGRPGLELFDQPSWGMTDFTQRINYRRALEGELERTIGKMRGIEQAQVHVAMPETQLFRRGDRPLEASVVLKLTNGERPSADVVEGMTHLVAASVDGLASDHVTIVDDAGRMLTMDGEAGSMAGLTSRQLAVQREVEGYLEKKAQEIVAQVVGPKNARVQVSALVNFDKVERTTEAVDPDKQAVATEQKAEITPGAQGGAASTNVATSYETTKSTETFSGAIGNVRRLTVAVLVNDKLSTGAKPAPVPRSPAELARLDTLVRNAVGLDSARGDKLSVVNVAFDGGLTPAAEPKADVWQKLSGAEKPLVTGLALAALLVVAVVTMRALKPAAAPAAEAAVAALGAGTAGSAAVDVDGEEIAPVGTPALGSGEGGQLAVSESGGGVLVAGPDGTSTVLRELSNPVRDQVVAMIEQRPEAATRVVRAWLRQD; from the coding sequence TTGTCGCTTCGCGTGCTCGCCGCCCTCCCCGCCCCCCTCGCGCCCCTCCAGCCCGCCGTCGACCGGCTGGGCGGACCCCGCCGCGCGCTGATCCTCCTCGTCGGGCTCCTCACCGCGGGTCTCGTCTTCGGCGTCTCGCGCTGGGCGACGGCGCCGACGTTCGTCCCCGTGTTCGCCAACGTGCCGGTCGAACAGTCGGGCAAGATGACCGACAAGCTCGGCGAGGCCGGCATCGAGTACCACCTCGAGAAGGGCGGCACCGAGATCCAGGTGAAGACGGAGGACCTCGCCCGCGCGCGCGTCACGCTCGCGCGCGACGGCGGGCTGCCCAACGCCGGGCGCCCCGGGCTCGAGCTGTTCGACCAGCCGTCGTGGGGGATGACCGACTTCACGCAGCGGATCAACTACCGCCGCGCGCTCGAGGGCGAGTTGGAGCGGACGATCGGCAAGATGCGCGGGATCGAGCAGGCGCAGGTGCACGTCGCGATGCCCGAGACGCAGCTCTTCCGGCGCGGCGACCGCCCGCTCGAGGCGAGCGTGGTCCTGAAGCTGACGAATGGCGAGCGGCCGAGCGCGGACGTGGTCGAGGGGATGACCCACCTCGTCGCGGCGAGCGTCGACGGGCTCGCGAGCGACCACGTGACGATCGTCGACGACGCCGGGCGGATGCTGACGATGGACGGCGAGGCGGGCTCGATGGCGGGGCTCACGAGCCGGCAGCTCGCGGTACAACGCGAGGTCGAGGGCTACCTCGAAAAGAAGGCGCAGGAGATCGTCGCCCAGGTCGTCGGGCCGAAGAACGCGCGCGTGCAGGTGAGCGCGCTCGTCAACTTCGACAAGGTCGAGCGCACGACCGAGGCCGTCGACCCCGACAAGCAGGCGGTCGCGACGGAGCAGAAGGCGGAGATCACGCCGGGCGCGCAGGGCGGCGCGGCGAGCACCAACGTCGCGACGAGCTACGAGACGACGAAGAGCACGGAGACGTTCTCGGGGGCGATCGGCAACGTACGGCGCCTTACGGTCGCCGTACTCGTCAACGACAAGCTCTCGACCGGCGCCAAGCCGGCCCCCGTGCCGCGCAGCCCGGCCGAGCTCGCGCGGCTCGACACGCTCGTGCGCAACGCGGTCGGCCTCGACTCCGCGCGCGGCGACAAGCTGAGCGTCGTGAACGTCGCCTTCGACGGCGGCCTCACGCCGGCGGCGGAGCCGAAGGCCGACGTGTGGCAGAAGCTCTCGGGCGCGGAGAAGCCGCTCGTCACGGGGCTGGCGCTCGCGGCGCTGCTCGTCGTCGCGGTCGTGACGATGCGCGCGCTGAAGCCGGCTGCCGCTCCCGCGGCCGAGGCGGCGGTCGCGGCGCTCGGCGCCGGGACGGCAGGCTCCGCGGCGGTCGACGTCGACGGCGAGGAGATCGCGCCCGTCGGCACGCCGGCCCTCGGGTCGGGGGAGGGCGGCCAGCTCGCGGTGAGCGAGTCCGGAGGCGGCGTGCTCGTCGCGGGGCCGGACGGCACGTCGACCGTGCTCCGCGAGCTCAGCAACCCGGTGCGCGACCAGGTGGTCGCGATGATCGAGCAGCGCCCCGAAGCCGCCACACGCGTGGTCCGCGCGTGGCTGCGGCAGGACTGA
- the flhB gene encoding flagellar biosynthesis protein FlhB — protein sequence MAETEQEKTEAPSQRRRDDAAQEGRVARSPEINAAALLLASALAFSAAGPALARALRDVVGQGLGFGAAGQLTSAGAVELVRALGWRAMAGSAGFLAALALTALVVGAAQARGTFTWEPLAPKFSRLNPAENGKRVVGAQGFVELGKSLVKLVVVGWAVRGVLEAAWPDVVALGQESPRALLEVARAHGVKLLAHAGTAYLALAAADYGWQLWRHEQSLRMTKEEVKQESRQQDGDPMVKQRMRALARARARRQMMKDVPKADVVVVNPVHIAVALKYDPEVAPAPYVVAVGRRKVAERIKEIAFASGVPVVENVPLARALIAGVQLGSVIPAELYVAVAEVLAFVLRRRGATPATATDDADA from the coding sequence TTGGCGGAGACGGAGCAGGAGAAGACCGAGGCGCCGAGCCAGCGGCGGCGCGACGACGCGGCGCAGGAGGGGCGCGTCGCGCGGAGCCCGGAGATCAACGCGGCGGCGCTCCTCCTCGCCTCGGCGCTCGCCTTCAGCGCGGCGGGGCCGGCGCTCGCACGGGCGCTGCGCGACGTCGTCGGGCAGGGGTTAGGTTTCGGCGCCGCGGGGCAGCTCACCTCGGCGGGCGCGGTCGAACTCGTGCGGGCGCTCGGCTGGCGGGCGATGGCGGGGAGCGCGGGGTTCCTCGCCGCGCTCGCGCTCACGGCGCTCGTCGTCGGCGCGGCGCAGGCGCGGGGGACGTTCACCTGGGAGCCGCTCGCGCCGAAGTTCTCGCGGCTCAACCCGGCGGAGAACGGGAAGCGCGTCGTCGGCGCGCAGGGGTTCGTGGAGCTCGGCAAGTCGCTCGTCAAGCTCGTCGTCGTCGGGTGGGCGGTGCGGGGGGTGCTCGAGGCGGCGTGGCCCGACGTGGTCGCGTTAGGCCAGGAGTCGCCGCGCGCGCTGCTCGAGGTCGCGCGCGCGCACGGGGTCAAACTCCTCGCCCACGCCGGCACCGCGTACCTCGCGCTCGCGGCGGCCGATTACGGCTGGCAGCTCTGGCGGCACGAGCAGTCACTCCGCATGACCAAGGAGGAGGTCAAGCAGGAGTCGCGGCAGCAAGACGGCGACCCGATGGTGAAGCAGCGCATGCGCGCGCTCGCCCGGGCGCGCGCGCGGCGGCAGATGATGAAGGACGTGCCGAAGGCGGACGTCGTCGTCGTGAACCCGGTCCACATCGCGGTCGCGCTGAAGTACGACCCCGAGGTCGCGCCCGCGCCGTACGTCGTCGCGGTCGGTCGCCGCAAGGTCGCCGAGCGCATCAAGGAGATCGCCTTCGCCTCGGGCGTGCCCGTGGTCGAGAACGTCCCGCTCGCCCGCGCGCTGATCGCGGGGGTGCAGCTCGGGAGCGTGATCCCGGCCGAGCTGTACGTGGCGGTCGCGGAGGTGCTCGCCTTCGTGCTGCGCCGCCGCGGGGCGACGCCCGCGACCGCGACGGATGACGCCGATGCCTAA
- the fliM gene encoding flagellar motor switch protein FliM: MQSLSQNDIDRLLDATGGLAQPAAALGGMFGAPDADAEVQAYDFRRPHRISKERLRTLEAMYERMVKALEGWLISRVRGHVELRLQSVDQFTFGEFTQSLPTPSATYIFDVGGPGGTQGVVDVGGELAFFLVDRLFGGGGQAALLARALSPVERLALRTVAERTCQLVEEIWRDHVPLALHVTGFESSPEILQVANREDPVLVANIEVNVGQAASLLLVCLPFAALEKFFQGGGPRRASGPAGNDRERDEARERAERALRATPVAVSARLPAFRLSLRELGALIPGEVLATGIPRDAELTVLVGGRARYTGSAGRIGRRLAVRLQDSVAPAGAAGDEDPAHA, from the coding sequence ATGCAGTCGCTCTCGCAGAACGACATCGACCGCCTGCTCGATGCCACGGGCGGCCTGGCGCAGCCCGCGGCGGCGTTGGGCGGCATGTTCGGCGCGCCGGACGCCGACGCCGAGGTGCAGGCGTACGACTTCCGCCGCCCGCACCGCATCAGCAAGGAGCGCCTGCGCACGTTGGAGGCGATGTACGAGCGGATGGTGAAGGCGCTCGAAGGCTGGCTCATCTCGCGCGTGCGCGGGCACGTCGAGCTGCGGCTGCAGAGCGTCGACCAGTTCACCTTCGGCGAGTTCACGCAGTCGCTGCCGACGCCGAGCGCGACGTACATCTTCGACGTCGGCGGGCCGGGCGGCACGCAGGGCGTGGTCGACGTCGGCGGCGAGCTCGCCTTCTTCCTCGTCGACCGCCTCTTCGGCGGGGGGGGGCAGGCGGCGCTCCTCGCGCGGGCGCTGTCGCCCGTCGAACGGCTCGCGCTGCGCACGGTGGCCGAGCGCACGTGCCAGCTGGTCGAGGAGATCTGGCGCGACCACGTGCCGCTCGCGTTACACGTGACCGGCTTCGAGTCCAGCCCGGAGATCCTCCAGGTCGCGAACCGGGAGGACCCGGTGCTCGTCGCGAACATCGAGGTGAACGTGGGGCAGGCCGCGTCGCTGCTGCTCGTCTGCCTGCCGTTCGCGGCGCTGGAGAAGTTCTTCCAGGGCGGGGGCCCGCGGCGGGCGAGCGGCCCGGCCGGGAACGACCGCGAGCGGGACGAGGCGCGCGAGCGCGCCGAGCGCGCGCTGCGGGCGACGCCGGTCGCGGTGTCGGCGCGGCTGCCCGCGTTCCGGCTGTCGCTGCGCGAGCTCGGCGCGCTCATACCCGGCGAGGTGCTCGCGACGGGGATCCCGCGCGATGCCGAGCTGACGGTGCTCGTCGGCGGGCGGGCGCGCTACACCGGGTCGGCGGGCCGCATCGGCCGGCGGCTCGCGGTGCGCCTGCAGGACTCCGTCGCCCCGGCCGGCGCGGCGGGCGACGAGGACCCGGCACACGCCTAA
- a CDS encoding flagellar motor switch protein FliG, which yields MTLALPAERPMSGRQKLAIVFMSVGPEVTAKLGVGLTPEELEQISLEIAQTDRVAPEVVEGVLAEWLEATLSVASLTTGGLEFARDVLERAYGKAKADVMLKRIQHQLADTVGMPKLRKLDPQQLATTLRGEHPQTAALVLAHLEPAHTAAILRELAPAFGGEVMYRMAKMEKVAPEMLQLVERALSSDADLTFTTGMAAAGGPAAVASVLNLVSGSLEKELVEGFAARDAALADQIKNLMFVFEDLVALDDKSLQRLLREVDAKQLALALKAASEDLKGKILGAMSQRAVAALKEEMEFMGPVRMRDVETAQTAIVTQVRKLEESGEIVLSAGGDDVLV from the coding sequence ATGACCCTCGCCCTCCCCGCCGAGCGCCCGATGAGCGGGCGCCAGAAGCTCGCGATCGTCTTCATGTCCGTCGGCCCCGAGGTCACGGCGAAGCTCGGCGTCGGGCTCACGCCCGAGGAGTTGGAGCAGATCAGTCTCGAAATCGCGCAGACGGACCGCGTGGCGCCGGAGGTCGTCGAGGGAGTGCTCGCGGAGTGGCTCGAGGCGACGCTGAGCGTCGCGTCGCTGACGACCGGCGGGCTTGAGTTCGCGCGCGACGTGCTGGAGCGCGCGTACGGGAAGGCGAAGGCCGACGTGATGCTCAAGCGCATCCAGCACCAGCTCGCCGACACCGTCGGGATGCCGAAGTTGCGCAAGCTCGACCCGCAGCAGCTCGCGACGACGCTGCGCGGCGAGCACCCGCAGACCGCCGCGCTCGTCCTCGCGCACCTCGAGCCGGCGCACACGGCGGCCATCCTCCGCGAACTGGCGCCCGCGTTCGGCGGCGAGGTCATGTACCGGATGGCGAAGATGGAGAAGGTCGCCCCCGAAATGCTGCAGCTCGTCGAGCGCGCGCTGTCGAGCGACGCCGACCTCACGTTCACGACCGGGATGGCGGCCGCGGGCGGGCCGGCGGCCGTGGCGAGCGTCCTCAACCTCGTCTCCGGGTCGCTCGAGAAGGAGCTGGTCGAGGGGTTCGCCGCGCGCGACGCGGCGCTCGCCGACCAGATCAAGAACCTCATGTTCGTCTTCGAGGACCTCGTGGCGCTCGACGACAAGTCGCTGCAGCGGCTGCTGCGCGAGGTCGACGCGAAGCAGCTCGCGCTCGCCCTCAAGGCGGCGAGCGAGGACCTCAAGGGGAAGATCCTCGGCGCCATGTCGCAGCGCGCGGTGGCCGCGCTCAAGGAAGAGATGGAGTTCATGGGCCCGGTCCGCATGCGCGACGTCGAGACGGCGCAGACGGCGATCGTCACGCAGGTCCGCAAGCTCGAGGAGAGCGGCGAGATCGTGCTCAGCGCGGGCGGCGACGACGTGCTCGTCTAA
- a CDS encoding EscN/YscN/HrcN family type III secretion system ATPase, translated as MSGHRIGGRATPVVGMPWAAAPVFAELTRALAVVPRLASYGKVTRVVGLVIEAAGLDVGLGELCRVTSLTGDRSVLAEVVGFHQGGVLLMPLGEMDGLHPGSAVRALGRSFGVDVGPGLLGRVLNGLGHPIDGLGRLDADERVPLSAEPPNPLAREMVGEVLETGVRAIDGCLTFGRGQRVGIFAGSGVGKSTLLGMVARQARADVNVIALLGERGREVREFIEHSLGPEGLARSVLVVATGDQAALVRARGALVATAIAEYFRDQGKQVLLMVDSVTRVAMAWREIGLAVGEPPTTKGYPPSVFAALPRLLERAGNGDRGGITGIYTVLVDGDDFNEPVADAARSILDGHVVLTRKLAAAGHFPAIDVLDSKSRVRDQIIPPDQRSAANLLLKTEAAYREKEDLILVGAYQKGSDPMVDAAVALREQALGFFQQRPEESSPLTMTRAALRHLSVQIDAAATRRAA; from the coding sequence GTGAGCGGGCACCGCATCGGCGGCCGGGCAACGCCGGTTGTCGGCATGCCGTGGGCCGCCGCGCCGGTCTTCGCCGAGCTGACGCGCGCGCTCGCCGTCGTGCCGCGGCTCGCGAGCTACGGCAAGGTCACGCGCGTGGTCGGCCTCGTCATCGAGGCCGCGGGGCTCGACGTCGGGCTCGGCGAGCTGTGCCGCGTCACCTCGCTCACCGGCGACCGCTCGGTGCTCGCCGAGGTGGTCGGCTTCCACCAGGGCGGCGTGCTGCTCATGCCGCTCGGCGAGATGGACGGGCTGCACCCGGGGAGCGCGGTGCGCGCGTTAGGCCGCTCGTTCGGCGTCGACGTCGGCCCGGGGCTGCTCGGCCGCGTGCTCAACGGGCTCGGCCACCCGATCGACGGGCTCGGCCGGCTCGACGCCGACGAGCGCGTCCCGCTCTCGGCCGAGCCGCCGAACCCGCTCGCCCGCGAGATGGTCGGCGAGGTGCTCGAGACCGGCGTGCGCGCGATCGACGGGTGCCTCACGTTCGGGCGCGGGCAGCGGGTCGGGATCTTCGCGGGCTCGGGGGTCGGCAAGAGCACGCTGCTCGGCATGGTCGCGCGCCAGGCGCGCGCCGACGTGAACGTGATCGCCCTGCTCGGCGAGCGCGGGCGCGAGGTGCGCGAGTTCATCGAGCACTCGTTAGGCCCCGAGGGGCTCGCGCGCTCGGTGCTCGTCGTCGCCACCGGCGACCAGGCGGCGCTCGTGCGCGCGCGCGGCGCGCTCGTCGCGACGGCGATCGCCGAGTACTTCCGCGACCAGGGCAAGCAGGTGCTGCTGATGGTCGACTCGGTGACGCGCGTGGCGATGGCGTGGCGCGAGATCGGCCTCGCCGTGGGCGAGCCCCCGACGACCAAGGGCTACCCGCCGAGCGTGTTCGCCGCGCTGCCGCGCCTGCTCGAGCGCGCCGGGAACGGCGACCGCGGCGGGATCACCGGCATCTACACTGTGCTCGTCGACGGCGACGACTTCAACGAGCCGGTGGCCGACGCGGCGCGCTCGATCCTCGACGGACACGTCGTGCTGACGCGCAAGCTCGCCGCGGCCGGGCACTTCCCCGCGATCGACGTGCTCGACTCGAAGAGCCGCGTGCGCGACCAGATCATCCCACCCGACCAGCGCTCGGCCGCCAACCTGCTGCTGAAGACCGAAGCGGCGTACCGCGAGAAGGAGGACCTGATCCTCGTCGGCGCGTACCAGAAGGGGAGCGACCCGATGGTCGACGCGGCCGTGGCGCTCCGCGAGCAGGCGCTCGGCTTCTTCCAGCAGCGGCCGGAGGAGAGTTCGCCGCTGACGATGACGCGCGCCGCACTCCGCCACCTCAGCGTACAGATCGACGCCGCCGCGACGCGGCGCGCGGCGTGA